Genomic window (Streptomyces sp. NBC_01431):
CGGACTCGTCGCGGCGGGCCTGTACGGCATCGAGAACAAGCTCGAACTCCCCGAGGCCTGCACCTCGAACGCCTACGTCGGCGACTACGCCCATGTGCCCACCACCCTGCGCGAGGCCGCCGAGCTGTGGGAGAACAGCCCCATCGCCAAGGCCGCCTTCGGCGACGAAGTCGTCCAGCACTACCGCAACATGGCGCGGGTCGAACTCGACGCGTTCGACGCCGCGGTGACCGACTGGGAGCTCCGCCGCTCCTTCGAACGCCTGTGAGGAACGACTTGTCCACTGCGTACGAGCTACAGGTACTCAACCCGGCCACCGCGGAAGTCATCGCGACCGTCCAGGGTGCGACCCCCGCCGATGTCGACGCCGCGGTCGGGCGGGCCCGCTCCGCCCAGCGCGGCTGGGCCGCCGCGGCCCCCGCGGACCGGGCCCGCCTCCTTCGCCGGTTCGCGGCCACCGTTGACGAACACATCGAGGAACTGGCCCGGTTGGAGGTCCGTGAAGCCGGACACACCATCGGCAACGCCCGCTGGGAGGCGGGCAACGTCCGCGATCTGCTCGACTTCTCGGCCGGGGGAGTGGAGCGCCTGAGTGGCCGTCAGATTCCGGTCGCGGGCGGCCTCGACATCACGATCCTCGAACCGCTCGGCGTGATCGGCGTGATCGCTCCCTGGAACTTCCCGATGCCGATCGCCGCCTGGGGCGTCGCCCCGGCGCTCGCCGCCGGCAACGCGGTGATCCTCAAGCCCGCCGAGACGACCCCGCTCACCGCGCTGCGGCTGGCCGAACTCGCCCTGGAGGCAGGACTTCCCGAAGGCCTCTTCCAGGTGCTCCCGGGTGCGGGCACGATCGCTGGTGACGCGCTCGTCGAGCATCCCGGAGTCGCGAAGATCGTCTTCACCGGATCGACCCGCGTCGGCAAGCAGATCATGGCCAAGTGCGCCGACCGCGTGAAGCGCGTGACCCTCGAACTCGGCGGCAAGAGCCCCAACATCGTCTTCGCCGACGCCGACATCGAGGCGGCCGCCGCGGCCACGCCCATGTCCTTCCTGGACAACTCCGGCCAGGACTGCTGCGCCCGCACCCGCATCCTGGTCCAGCGGACCGCGTACGACCGCTTCATGGAACTGCTCGCCCCCGCGATCGAGGAGGTCGTGGTCGGCGACCCGGCCGACGAGAAGACGCAGATGGGCCCGCTGATCTCGCGGGCGCAGCTCCAGCGGGTCCGGTCATACGTGCCCGACAGTGCGCCCGGCATCCGCGGCAGCGCGCCCGAGGGGCCCGGCTTCTGGTTCCCGCCGACCGTCCTGACCGGCCTCGACGCGGACGCGGCCGCCGCCGTCGAGGAGGTCTTCGGGCCCGTCGCCGTGGTGCTCCCCTTCGAGGACGAGGCGGACGCCGTGCGGCTCGCCAACGCCACCGAGTACGGGCTCTCCGGATCGATCTGGACCCGGGACGTCGGCCGCGCGCTGCGCGTCTCGCGGGGCGTCGCCGCGGGCAACCTCTCGGTCAACTCCCATTCCAGCGTGCGCTATTCGACCCCGTTCGGCGGCTACCGACAGTCCGGCCTCGGCCGGGAACTCGGGCCCGACGCCCTCACCGCTTTCACCGAAACCAAGAACGTCTTCATCAGCACGGAGGCCTG
Coding sequences:
- a CDS encoding aldehyde dehydrogenase family protein; protein product: MSTAYELQVLNPATAEVIATVQGATPADVDAAVGRARSAQRGWAAAAPADRARLLRRFAATVDEHIEELARLEVREAGHTIGNARWEAGNVRDLLDFSAGGVERLSGRQIPVAGGLDITILEPLGVIGVIAPWNFPMPIAAWGVAPALAAGNAVILKPAETTPLTALRLAELALEAGLPEGLFQVLPGAGTIAGDALVEHPGVAKIVFTGSTRVGKQIMAKCADRVKRVTLELGGKSPNIVFADADIEAAAAATPMSFLDNSGQDCCARTRILVQRTAYDRFMELLAPAIEEVVVGDPADEKTQMGPLISRAQLQRVRSYVPDSAPGIRGSAPEGPGFWFPPTVLTGLDADAAAAVEEVFGPVAVVLPFEDEADAVRLANATEYGLSGSIWTRDVGRALRVSRGVAAGNLSVNSHSSVRYSTPFGGYRQSGLGRELGPDALTAFTETKNVFISTEA